In the Terriglobales bacterium genome, TGGGATTTCTCCCAAACCTTCAGCTCACGGAAATTTCTCACTGGATCACCGGCCTTTCCTGACGGCTGATGGCTGATGGCTGACGGCTCCCTCCCCAGTTCGGGAACGGCGCTCGGGAACTGTCCCGGAACGATTCGATCAGCTCGCGCACCCGCGTACGCCGTTTCAGCAGCATCTCGCACAGGCGCTCCAGCGCCTCCCAATCCGCTCCGTACCACTCCGGCGGGATGCCTTCCGCGCACTGCCAGAGGGTCTTCTCACCGAACTCCTCGATGCGCTCCAGCCACGGCTCGAACGACGCCCAGCCACTCACGCCGGCATAGACGGCGTTGCGCATGTACACGCCGCGCAGCGGAGAGTCGGGGAAGGTCCACTCGCCGGCGTTGAAGCAGTATCCCTGGTCGATAAAGGCCGCGGCATACCGGCGTTCCCGCGACTTGCGCCAGAACGCCGCCTGCCGCCCGTTGGCGTTGCAGGTCCACTTGTCGAAGGCCAGGACGCCGGCGAAAGCGTCCATGTTCTTCACCCGCTCGAGCAGCTCGTCGGGGATGTAATCGAAGACCTGGCCAGC is a window encoding:
- a CDS encoding HipA family kinase, translated to MVTAVQHVRRMRGGAQSQMMRADDGNYYVVKFQNNPQHVRVLANELLATRLAECIGLPVAVPEVVEVGGWLIEHTPELRVELAGQSLRCVPGLQFGSRYLVDPLAGQVFDYIPDELLERVKNMDAFAGVLAFDKWTCNANGRQAAFWRKSRERRYAAAFIDQGYCFNAGEWTFPDSPLRGVYMRNAVYAGVSGWASFEPWLERIEEFGEKTLWQCAEGIPPEWYGADWEALERLCEMLLKRRTRVRELIESFRDSSRAPFPNWGGSRQPSAISRQERPVIQ